The Sinomonas sp. P10A9 genome includes a window with the following:
- the fusA gene encoding elongation factor G produces the protein MALDVLTDLSRVRNIGIMAHIDAGKTTTTERILFYTGMTHKIGETHDGASTTDWMEQEKERGITITSAAVSCFWNNNQINIIDTPGHVDFTVEVERSLRVLDGAVAVFDGKEGVEPQSETVWRQADKYDVPRICFVNKMDKLGADFYFTVDTIIKRLGAKPLVMQLPIGSESDFIGVVDLLTMKALVWPGDAKGDVTMGASYETQEIPADLQEKAEQYRADLVEAVAEASEELMEKYLEGEEVSVDELKAGIRKLTVNSEIYPVFCGSAFKNRGVQPMLDAVIDYLPSPLDVPAMVGHDPKDESIELTRKPSEDEPFSALAFKIAAHPFFGQLNFIRVYSGKATSGIQVLNSTKGKKERIGKLFQMHANKENPVDEVHAGHIYAVIGLKDTTTGDTLCDVNAPIVLESMSFPEPVIFVAIEPKTKGDQEKLSTAIQKLSAEDPTFTVSHNEETGQTEIGGMGELHLDILVDRMRREYKVEANVGKPQVAYRETIKKKVEKVDYTHKKQTGGSGQFAKVQVTFEPLDTAEGTMYEFVNAVTGGRVPREYIPSVDAGIQDAMQFGILAGYPMVGVKASITDGAYHDVDSSEMAFKIAGSQVFKEGARRANPVLLEPLMAVEVRTPEEYMGDVIGDLNARRGQIQAMEDAVGVKVIRALVPLSEMFGYIGDLRSKTQGRAVYSMQFDSYSEVPKAVADEIIQKSRGE, from the coding sequence GTGGCACTCGACGTGCTTACCGACCTCAGCAGGGTCCGCAATATCGGCATCATGGCGCACATCGATGCCGGCAAGACCACCACGACCGAGCGCATCCTCTTCTACACGGGCATGACGCACAAGATCGGCGAGACGCACGACGGCGCGTCGACGACCGACTGGATGGAGCAGGAGAAGGAGCGCGGCATCACGATCACGTCTGCCGCCGTGAGCTGCTTCTGGAACAACAACCAGATCAACATCATCGACACGCCGGGCCACGTGGACTTCACGGTTGAGGTTGAGCGCTCCCTGCGTGTCCTCGATGGCGCCGTTGCCGTCTTCGACGGCAAGGAGGGCGTCGAGCCCCAGTCGGAGACGGTGTGGCGTCAGGCTGACAAGTACGACGTCCCGCGCATCTGCTTCGTCAACAAGATGGACAAGCTCGGTGCCGACTTCTACTTCACCGTAGACACCATCATCAAGCGCCTCGGTGCCAAGCCGCTCGTCATGCAGCTGCCCATCGGCTCCGAGAGCGACTTCATCGGTGTTGTGGACCTGCTGACCATGAAGGCCCTCGTATGGCCCGGCGACGCCAAGGGCGACGTGACCATGGGTGCCTCCTACGAGACGCAGGAGATCCCTGCCGACCTCCAGGAGAAGGCCGAGCAGTACCGCGCCGACCTCGTCGAGGCCGTTGCCGAGGCCTCCGAAGAGCTCATGGAGAAGTACCTCGAGGGCGAAGAGGTCTCGGTCGACGAGCTCAAGGCGGGCATCCGCAAGCTCACGGTCAACTCCGAGATCTACCCGGTCTTCTGTGGCTCTGCGTTCAAGAACCGCGGTGTCCAGCCGATGCTCGACGCCGTCATCGACTACCTCCCGTCCCCGCTGGACGTCCCGGCCATGGTCGGCCACGACCCCAAGGACGAGTCGATCGAACTCACCCGCAAGCCGAGCGAGGACGAGCCGTTCTCGGCTCTCGCGTTCAAGATTGCGGCGCACCCGTTCTTCGGGCAGCTCAACTTCATCCGCGTCTACTCGGGCAAGGCCACCTCGGGCATCCAGGTGCTGAACTCGACGAAGGGCAAGAAGGAGCGCATCGGGAAGCTCTTCCAGATGCACGCCAACAAGGAGAACCCCGTCGATGAGGTCCACGCCGGCCACATCTACGCGGTGATCGGCCTCAAGGACACCACGACCGGTGACACGCTCTGCGACGTCAACGCGCCGATCGTCCTCGAGTCGATGTCCTTCCCGGAGCCGGTGATCTTCGTGGCCATCGAGCCGAAGACCAAGGGTGACCAGGAGAAGCTGTCCACGGCCATCCAGAAGCTCTCCGCCGAGGACCCGACGTTCACCGTCTCCCACAACGAGGAGACGGGCCAGACCGAGATCGGCGGCATGGGCGAGCTCCACCTGGACATCCTGGTGGACCGCATGCGCCGCGAGTACAAGGTCGAGGCGAACGTGGGCAAGCCCCAGGTCGCGTACCGTGAGACCATCAAGAAGAAGGTCGAGAAGGTCGACTACACGCACAAGAAGCAGACTGGCGGTTCCGGCCAGTTCGCCAAGGTGCAGGTCACGTTCGAGCCGCTCGACACCGCCGAGGGCACGATGTACGAGTTCGTGAACGCCGTCACGGGTGGCCGCGTGCCGCGCGAGTACATCCCGAGCGTCGACGCGGGCATCCAGGACGCCATGCAGTTCGGCATCCTTGCCGGCTACCCGATGGTCGGCGTCAAGGCGTCGATCACCGATGGCGCCTACCACGACGTCGACTCCTCGGAGATGGCGTTCAAGATCGCCGGTTCGCAGGTGTTCAAGGAGGGCGCACGCCGCGCCAACCCTGTGCTCCTCGAGCCGCTGATGGCCGTCGAGGTCCGTACGCCTGAGGAATACATGGGCGACGTCATCGGCGACCTCAACGCCCGCCGTGGCCAGATCCAGGCCATGGAGGACGCTGTCGGAGTCAAGGTCATCCGCGCCCTCGTGCCGCTGTCCGAGATGTTCGGCTACATTGGCGACCTTCGGTCGAAGACCCAGGGCCGTGCTGTCTACTCGATGCAGTTCGACAGCTACTCTGAGGTCCCGAAGGCTGTTGCCGACGAGATCATCCAGAAGTCGCGCGGCGAGTAG
- the rpsG gene encoding 30S ribosomal protein S7, which translates to MPRKGPAPKRPLVVDPVYGSPLVTQLINKVLVDGKKSTAERIVYGALEGARQKTGGDPVAALKKAMDNVRPTLEVKSRRVGGATYQVPVEVKPGRATALALRWLVGYSKARREKTMTERLQNEILDASNGLGAAVKRREDTHKMAESNKAFAHYRW; encoded by the coding sequence ATGCCTCGTAAGGGCCCGGCCCCGAAGCGTCCTCTCGTCGTCGATCCGGTCTACGGTTCGCCGCTCGTGACGCAGCTCATCAACAAGGTCCTCGTCGACGGCAAGAAGTCCACCGCCGAGCGCATCGTCTACGGTGCCCTCGAGGGCGCGCGCCAGAAGACGGGCGGCGATCCCGTCGCCGCGCTGAAGAAGGCCATGGACAACGTCCGCCCGACCCTTGAGGTCAAGTCCCGCCGCGTCGGCGGCGCGACCTACCAGGTTCCGGTCGAGGTCAAGCCGGGCCGCGCGACCGCGCTGGCCCTCCGCTGGCTCGTTGGCTACTCCAAGGCCCGCCGCGAGAAGACGATGACCGAGCGTCTCCAGAACGAGATCCTCGACGCTTCCAACGGCCTCGGCGCCGCGGTGAAGCGACGCGAGGACACTCACAAGATGGCCGAGTCGAACAAGGCCTTCGCCCACTACCGCTGGTAA
- the rpsL gene encoding 30S ribosomal protein S12 encodes MPTIQQLVRKGRTPKVSKTKAPALKGSPMRRGVCTRVYTTTPKKPNSALRKVARVRLNGGVEVTAYIPGVGHNLQEHSIVLVRGGRVKDLPGVRYKIVRGALDTQGVKNRQQARSRYGAKKEKK; translated from the coding sequence GTGCCTACTATTCAGCAGTTGGTCCGTAAGGGCCGCACGCCGAAGGTCTCCAAGACCAAGGCTCCTGCCCTCAAGGGCAGCCCCATGCGTCGTGGCGTGTGCACCCGTGTGTACACCACGACCCCGAAGAAGCCGAACTCTGCCCTCCGCAAGGTTGCGCGTGTCCGCCTCAACGGCGGCGTCGAGGTCACGGCGTACATCCCCGGCGTCGGCCACAACCTCCAGGAGCACTCGATCGTGCTCGTCCGCGGTGGCCGCGTCAAGGACCTCCCGGGTGTCCGCTACAAGATCGTCCGCGGCGCGCTTGACACCCAGGGTGTCAAGAACCGCCAGCAGGCACGCAGCCGCTACGGCGCCAAGAAGGAGAAGAAGTAA